From Patescibacteria group bacterium:
CTGTGGATGTTCGATATTTTTCATAACTGTATAGCGCGTTCCTGTATAGAGCGCGGTAATCTGCATATTCCCCAACGAAAAAAGTGTTTGCAAAAATCCTTTACACTCATATGAAATTTCAGTAATTGTTTCCAGTTGAAATTCCTTCACTTGTTTTTTGAGCATGCTTGTGCGCGTGATTTGCATGATCCTCCGCGATGTAACAACCGTAATGGTTCCAATCCATTGAGAAAGGATTGTGAACATAAAAAGAAGAAGTGCAAAAATAAGCAAAGAAAATATAACAATTCCATTTAAACCAAGTGAAAGAAATGGAAACAAAAACAAGCAGGTAACAATAAGAAGAGCGCAGAAGGGCAACAGGCGGAGGAGAGCAACAATAGAATGTGGGCGATAGGTTCCCAGCACTTCTTCATCCTGGCTTATATGAAGTGTTTCCTGAAATATTGACATTGGATCAGTGAGTATGAATCTCACTCAAGTATACCTTGAATTAAATCCAATGCCTAGACCTGTTGATCAGTCAGTGTATCAAAAACAACTATCTTTTTGCCCTCTAAAATTTTAAATAGAAAACGATCCGTGACACTCTTTCGATAGGCATATTCATCACGAGTCATTGTTGTAAAATTAATCTCACGCTCATACTCTCTCTCAAATGCCTGCACTACTTTCAAGAGCCTACTGCGCGAAACGTCTCCAATAATGAGTAGATCAACCGGAGTATCTTCCCTATTCACAAAAAAACCAGACAGTATGATGGAATTGATGGAGCCAAGATTCTGAACTTCACGAATGAGATCCTGCTGAAATAAGATTGGACTTTTTAAGAATAGAGATCTCAATTCCTGGTAGAGCGAGTATTCTTTATTTGCTGTGAAATACCGCTTTATATGTTTGTCTGTTAATTCAGTATCTTGCTTTTTACTTTGTGGCTCTTTTTTTACAACAAACTGGGGCTTGAGAGAATGATTGCTCTTTATGACTGCTTCAGAAATAATACCGCAATCAATAAGATTTTTGAGTTCACGACGCACTGAGTTAATCTGTGTATCAATCTTTCGTGTAAGCTCACGAATAAAATATGAGTCCTCGGGATGCATGAGAAATAAACGCAAAAGTCGCGTACGTGTCTTTGAACCAAAAATGTGTTCAAGCATATGATCTGAAAATTCAACAGCACCTCCTTGCCATAAATCCTGAACAATTGCTGTTTACATATTTATAGGCTATACTATAATTGCTTTTTAGAAAACTGTAAAGATGCCCTGATATGGCTTATAATTATAAACCTTTTTTCTCAAAGATATCAATTCAGGGAAAGGGACACGATGAACTATCATATACATTTTCAAATGGACCCATCGAACAGAAAAATGGTTCAGTTACTATTTTTGGTGTTTTTTCCATCAATTCTTCTCAAGAACTTTACCAGTATTTCATAAAACAAACAGTTAAACATTTTGTTGATTTTTATCATCGAGCACAATCACTTCCCGATAATGCACAAACTGCAGAAAGCGGATTGAATAATCATGAGTTTTTATTTGAGAATGCAATTCAATACATATACGACAAAGTTACAACTGCACTTATTGACTTTCAAGAGGATCACAAGCGTTCGGGATCGATTGATTTAAAAAAAATTCACTGCATTATTGGCGTGCTTTCAGAAGGTACGCTCTATCTCAGTGTAACAGGGGGAATGCTGCACAGTTTCTATATCTACCCAACCACAAACAAGCAGGGGTTCTCTCGGTACTCTCTCGCTCCTATTATTGACGCGGGAAAGAACAGCGAGCATCAGACGAGGCTTTTTTCACAAATAGTTTCCGGCGCTGTTAGTTTGCCTGACGGTGTTGTATGTATTACAACCGGATCGCTTCTGGACTACCTTTCGCTCGAGCAGCTCAAACAAATTGTCACAACCCAACATCCAGACCATCTAACATTGTCCCTTGAGCGCATACTTGGCAGAGTTCAGGCCCGCAATGATCTCACTGCGCTTTTTATTCATCCAACATACACAGGCAATGCACAAATGGCCCAACAGCAGCATAGGATCCAAACCGCATCTAACCGTTCTATGGAAGAGCTTAATAGCAGACAACGAGGCACGGATAGTGTTATGACTCCAGCTACATCATTCCATGTTTCTCACGCAATATCCCGTGCTACTCATCTTCTTAAACTTTGTATTCAAAAGATTATTACCCTTGAAAAAATACTTTTTCAACCGGCAAACGCAAAAAAAATGCGTTCGTTTATTCATATCATAATCACAGCGCTTCAGCGTTTTGGAAAACATCTTATCAATACTGCGCGATCAATCCAGCGCGCTATTACATCGCGATCATATCGAAATGTACTTCAGAGCCATGCTCATTTGGCACCTAAAATGTATTCCAAATTCCAAGCTGCATATTCTTCTGCTAAGCATACTTTTCTCAAACTACCGAAACCATCGCGAATTATCCTCTCGCTCAGCATCCTTTTTATTGTGCTCTTTGTAACAAGCTTGTTTACACTAAGCGCGCAGAAAAAAAAGCAGCAGCACGTTGCATCAGTTGAAACAATTATTCAGTCGATTACCGATAAATCAAATAGTGCTGAAGCTCGCGTTATTTTCGAAAATGACTCAGCTGCATTTCCCCTTATCCAAGAGATGCAGCAGCTTATTGAGCATGTACCGCAACCACTTACCGACAAGCAGCAATCATCACTTGTGATACTTCGGACAAAAATCGCATCACTTGTGAAGCGCCTTAATCATGCTATCACTATTGATTCTCCCGAATATATTGCAACACTTGCAGACATAGCTACTGCCGAATCAGTAGATGCAACAGAATACTCCGGAACGATTCTCATTGCATCTGAACAACATTTTTATTCACTTTCGCCGGGAGCAAAGAATCCAACACACAGCACGGTTCCCTCTTCCATGACCACCTCCCGCTGCGCAGCAGCGATAAAGAATGCGATCATTGCATGCAATGGCGATGGCACTCGCCTCTATCGTCTAGAACAAAACTCCGTATCAAAACCATTGCCAATTTCTCTTTCTGCTAAAGAAGGAAGAATAGATAAAATTCAAACGTACAACTCAAATGCTTATGTGTATAGTGCGAGTGCTGCAACGTTTTTTAAACATTTGGTATTGGGAAGTGGCTTTGGAATAGGGATCGAATGGGTGAAAGATCCATCAATTTCCCTTCATGATATTTTGGATTTCGATATTGACGGCTCTCTCTATGTACTGAAAAGCAGTAACCAGCTCTATCAATACGTCAACGGAAGGCCTCGACCCATACCTCTACCATCGATCATTCCAACACCTCAATCTCTTACAAAGATAGAAACGGATCCTTCCACCCCCTTATTATTTCTTTTGGAGCCGCGAGGTAACAGAATCATTGTACTTGATAAAAAATCATACCAGCTCAAAGCACAGCTTCTCTCTCCTGTCTTCAGCTCACTGAAAGATATTCAACTGCGTCCATCGACAAAATCTCTTCTGGTAGTCAACGGTGCAGATCTTCTGAATATACCACTGGAAAAACTCAAATAAAAAACAGCCCATACCATGCTCTGCATAAAGCACCGGCATGTGGGCAGTTTTTTATATGTACGCCTATTTGAGAGTGACTTTTGCTCCTGCTTCTTCAAGTCTCTTCTTCATGCTTTCAGCATCGGCCTTACTTACACCTTCTTTCACAATTTTTGGTGCTGCATCGACAAGATCTTTTGCTTCCTTCAAGCCAAGCTGCGTCAATTCACGGATTGCTTTAATAACATTAATTTTCTGCGCTCCTGCTTCGCTGAGCTCAACATCAAATGCGGTTTTTTCTTCAACTGCTTCTGCTGTAGGCGCGCCTGCTGCGGCAGCCATCATGGGAGCTGCGGCTGAAACGCCAAATTTATCTTCGAGAAGACTAACAAGTTCAGCAAGATCAAGGACTGTTAAGCTTTCGATCTTGGATACTAGGTCTTTAAATTTCTCGGGAACAATGACCTCTTTTTTTTCATCTGACATAAAAATATGATTCTTTCATTAATTAGGAATGCAATTCACTTAGGAAGATTTCGCAATTTTGATTGCATTCAGTACATATACGAGACTTCTAGTATTGCCGCTTAGAACAGATACAATGCCGCGCAGAGGGTTGGCAAGACATCCTACTACCTTAGCGCGAAGTTCAGTCTGAGAAGGCAGAAGGGCAAGACGCTTAATTTGCATTGCATCCATACTGACCAACTCTTCACCTTCCTTGAACATCAATCCTCCAAGAAGCTGCAATGCCTCATGGGTTTTTGCAAACAACGCCAACAATCGAGCAGGAGCTACTTCATCATCATAACCGCATACCAACGCAACCTCTCCTTCATAGCGCTTTGGATCGACTGTTGTTACACCGCGGTTCTCAAGCGAACGGCGAATCAGCGTTTTTTTTGCCATCATGCAATCTATGCGTTCTGCTCGCAAGTTGCGACGTAATTCTTCGGTTTCTTTAACCTTCAAACCCTTCAAGCTAACAAATACCACTGAGCGCGCATCTGCAAGTCTTTCCGTAAGCTGCTTAATGATGCCTTGTTTACTTTCTTTTGTTCGAGCCATAACAAGTAACTAACTAGGTAATAAAAAAATCTGTGCATACTGCCACAGACCTACATGCCAATTATCATTGGCCCGACCTTTAATCCTCGGCGGGTAATTAAGCAGTTCAAGGGAACTGCACCCGCTGTCTATGGAGTATATGGTCTATTCTAGGATAGTGGAGATAAGCTGTCAAGTAGTGCTCTTGTTTGTTTTTGCTTTGTAGCTTTTTATCACCCGGTGATACTGCTGATGAGCAATAAACCTACTTGGCGTTCGATAACCAAGAACTTGCGATTTACCCCTCACTCGTGCGTGATTTTTCATATCAGTTTTGCAAATATTCTCTTTTATTCTTCACATGCTCTTGGAAGGTCTTACTAAAAACAGTTCTGCCATCTGGTGCTGTAAGAAAATAGAGATACTCATTCCGTATAGGGTAGAGCACTGCCCGCAGGGAGGAAAGGCCAGGATTACAAATAGGTC
This genomic window contains:
- the rplJ gene encoding 50S ribosomal protein L10, with the translated sequence MARTKESKQGIIKQLTERLADARSVVFVSLKGLKVKETEELRRNLRAERIDCMMAKKTLIRRSLENRGVTTVDPKRYEGEVALVCGYDDEVAPARLLALFAKTHEALQLLGGLMFKEGEELVSMDAMQIKRLALLPSQTELRAKVVGCLANPLRGIVSVLSGNTRSLVYVLNAIKIAKSS
- the rplL gene encoding 50S ribosomal protein L7/L12, whose protein sequence is MSDEKKEVIVPEKFKDLVSKIESLTVLDLAELVSLLEDKFGVSAAAPMMAAAAGAPTAEAVEEKTAFDVELSEAGAQKINVIKAIRELTQLGLKEAKDLVDAAPKIVKEGVSKADAESMKKRLEEAGAKVTLK